The nucleotide window CGGCTCTTTTGTTCTTCCATTTCCCGCTTCTgttcctcctttttccggtcttgttcctccttttcccgCTCCTGTTCTTTCTTTACCTCTTCCAATGAAATCGGAGCAGGCGCAGAAATGGTGTACATGGGAGCGGTGGGAAGATCCAACTTGGGTGGCGGAGGGGAGAGGGGCTGAGGGGAAGTGGGTCGCATAGCAGACTTGAGGGGAGGCGAGAGGGTCCTGCTAGGAGGTAGGGGAGTAGTGGATCTGTAAGGTGGGGACTCCTTTGGCCTAACctgctccttcttcttggcgGACTTGGATGATATGGATCTACCCAAAGCAGGGGGGCCTGCGGAAGTAGCAGTAGATGGAGTATGCTTGATGGGAGGGAGGGGTGTATCAGCAGTCACAATGCTGCTGCCGGGAGCCTTGACGCCTTCCATCTGGGGGTTGACCTGGCTTTTGGGCGCCTTGGGCACTTCTGGCATGACAGGCACAGGAGGTTTAGAAGTGTCGACTAATGTCATAATGTTTCGACCGGCGACACCGGCGCCCTGGCCGTGACCATTAATAGAACTTGGGGTCTTGGCACGGGCGATAGAACCGTTGGGGCgagtcttcttcttcaccgTGCTGCCAGACTTGACCGTCCCTGCCTCTGAGACACCAGATTTGGCAGTGTTCGATCTGGACACATTGGTTGTTCCAGTGGTCTTTGGCTTGTTCGTAGGCGTAATAGTGCTCTGGCTGGTTGATCGTGTAGGCTTTGGCGGGATCAGTCCGTTGGCCACAGGCATGCTGGAGCTGCGTTTGATATGAGATCCAGAAGACCTCGTGGGATCCACAGTCCAAGTCGAGTTGCGGTTGTTGGATACGCTGACAAGGTTGCCATCGTCCTCGTCGCTAGAAGATTCATCTCCACCTCGCGCACCTCCAAAGGCATTCGCACGCTTGACATTGGAGTCTGTCCTAGTTTGCCATCCACCGCGACTAGAGCCGTAAGGAGGCGATACCGATCTCTCAGAACCATgcttcttgcccttgaaAAGCCTTCCAATAGAAGCGAAGaatcccttcttcttcggccTATGTTCCCTGATACTGCTGGTGTCAGAGGACCCTGCCCGTCTGGGACTGGGTTCGTCATGAGAGATGGTACGCCTCAGTGCCCGCGAAGAGGGAGGACGATAAGCACCAGTACCGATATCGCTTGCAGCTCTTCTGCCGCCAAGTCGAGGAGACTCAGCGTCAGAGAGAGGACGGGTTCGCGAGTTGACGGAAGCCACACCGAGGGTAGGCGACTTGGGCGTCGGGGTGGCGCGGCCTTTAGGAGGCAGACGGGGGCTCATTTGAGAGCCAGGTCGGTTTTCATGGATGACAAATTGGCTGGGATCCTCttcagaagaagaaccgtcttcgtcttcctcagcGATACTCCCAGTAATACTGCCCGCTACGTCATGCTGTGTGTGACGAGGATAAGGCGCATTGCTGCGAGGAGGAGCATGGTCCTCGTAAGGTATGATTTGAGAGGCGGACTGAGAAGGAGCCAAAGAACCATTTGAGTCAAGCTCAAAGGCATCGGCAGGGAGATCTACGTTCGCTTAGTGTTTGTATCATCGTGACGATGCAACATACAACCTACCTTGCATCTTGTCCAAGTCTTCCAAGCCCCTCTTCGCTTGTTGAACCCACATCCTTCCGACGATTTCCATGGATCTGAATCGTTCTTCGAGGCCTCTGCTCATTACCCTGTTCCTTTCGTTTTCAATCCTGACTTCCAATCCTCGAAGGTGCTCTTCACAACCAAGAAGCTCGGCTTGAGCATCTGCAAGCTTTCCAGCTCGCTTGCCCTCTTTGCTAGTGACCGAGGAGTTATCCGACAAGACAGAGGCTCGCGAAGACTGGGGAGCGTCGTGAAGGGCATGGGAACTGTAGGTTGAGGCGAGTGCTGAAAGATCAGACTTTGTGGGTCGTCCCTTTGTGGCCTTGATAAGTCTTCCGACAAGGATCTCTCTGTCCCTCTTGACTCGGctcaactcttcttcaaggAGATGGATCTGCTTCAAGTCCTTTCGAAACTGGTCCAAACTGGAGATGTACGCGGCCCACCCACCTTCGGCGTCAGGCTCAGGGAGATGGTCTCCTCGCTCGGtcattgaagaagagagtggCCCCTCAAATGCTGCATGACGGACCGCTCGACGGACTGAAAGAAGAACACCGGGAGAAGATGTTACATAGGcgaggagagaagaggtggaCGAGTGCGAATGGGAAAGGAGGGTGAGAAGAGAAGTCGATAAGGATTTTTGAGAGTCGCTAGAGGATAAAAGTCAGTGCTTGAagggggaaaaggaagcAGGCGACGTACAGATAGTTGTTGAGTAGTCTGTCACTACTGCTGCGATGGGCGTGGCCCGGCTTTAGGACGTCCATAACGGAACGCTGGTGGGCGGATTAGGGCTGAGACGGGATGCGGGTGGTCGAGGGGCTGGCTACACGTGTCCTTCCTGGGTAACGGCTATGCAAGGGCAGGGTATATATACGCAGGGATTTCCGAGGTGGGGATGGAGtgaatggatggatggacGAGAATATGGCTGGCGACGAAAGAGAGGGTGATAGCTTCATTTGAGAGGCCTGCGGGGAGGATCGACATCACAAATTACCAGAGCGACGTCATAACCCAATTCGGCCACCACCATTATCCACGGGGCCAATTCTATCACTTCCTTCCGCAATGACACGTGTAGGTCCACATCATCACTTTtgtgctgctgctgcggCTGTATCCGCCGCCACCGCAAAGCAGAAGCACTAAGAGCGAGACAAGCAGCAGCAGAGCGCAAAAGGCGGATGTAGAGGTGTATATGCATTCTTTGTAAACAAATATATTCGAGAATTTGCTACATTTCTTGTCATCTATTTACTGCAAACTTCTTGCGACCACTGTACAGCATAGTTACTTGCCAACTCTCGCCTGCTTTACCTAATACTACAACCACTACTTGATTCGACGCCGACGATCACAACAAAATGAGCGACGCACAGGCCCCTCCTGCCTCGACCTCGTGGGCTGATATggttgatgaagatgaaaaacaaaaacGTCCGTACCCAAAAATCCATCAGATCTTGTCAGAATTTATTTTCTTTACTGACATTTTATTTTAATGGTATGCCTCTGgttgctcttcctccaatCTTGCCTCTTCACGCTATCATTGCCACTTATATCCGTGCAAAAACAGAGGGACAAAATATGAATAGTCAGAACGACGGTAAGCATCGTCTGTAGCTTTGTCTTTATAACTGAACTAAGATTATAATAGGATGGGGAGAAGCTGCGACCGAGACCAGTGCCCCTGCCCCTGCCCCTGCTCCTGCTTCCGCTCCGGTCAGtaacaacagcaacaacgaCGGCTGGGGCGAAGCGGCTCCAAGCGCCCTTGCAGACAATGGATGGGGTGAAGCTGGAGCATCCAATGGCGGTAATGGTGCGAACAATAATGACGGATGGTTCGATGCTCCTGCACCTCCGTCTTCTCGACCTCCAAAGAAGGAGGCTGCCGACATCCAACTTCAAGACGACACTGAAGGTTTGATTACCAACACTTTCCAGGTCGAGGTGAGTAACCTTGTTCTTGCCATCATTCTGTGGCTGATTCGATACACCAGGTCAAACTTGCCGATCTTCAAGGTGACCCCAACTCTCCGCTTTACTCCGTCCAATCTTTTAAGCAGCTTAACCTGTAAATTGACTAatgctttttttttcccatCCCGGGGCCAAGCTAATCCTTTTTGATAGTCACGAGGATCTCATGAAGGGTATCATTGCCGCTGGATTTCAAAAACCTTCCAAGATTCAAGAAAAGGCTCTTCCTTTGCTCCTCTCCAATCCGTAAGACATATCGGCTTCGCGTATGAAACATTATTAAATCATTTGGTTTAGTCCCCGAAACCTCATCGGACAAAGCCAGTCCGGTACTGGTAAGACTGCTGCTTTCACCCTCAACATGTTGAGCCGAGTGGACCCTACTATCCCCACCCCTCAAGTAAATTGTCTTCCTTGTTCTTGACTACATTATAGCGGCTGACATTTGACGTTTTCAGGCCATCTGTATCGCTCCTTCCCGAGAACTTGCCCGTCAAATTCAAGAAGTTGTCGACCAAATCGGTCAATTCACCCAAGTCGGCACCTTCCTCGCCGTCCCTGGCTCTTGGTCTCGTAATGCCCGAATCGACAAGCAGATCCTTATCGGTACTCCCGGTACCCTTGTGGACATGTTGATGAGAGGTTCAAGGATTTTGGACCCTAGGATGATCAGGGTGTTGGTTCTTGACGAAGCTGATGAATTGATCGCACAACAAGGTTTGGGTGAACAGACTTTTAGGATCAAGCAGTATGTTCAACGTGGTTTCTGTTAAAATTCTGCTCAATGCCCATAAATGCTGATTGCCGCTCGCAACTAACTAGGCTTCTTCCCCCCAACATCCAAAACGTCCTTTTCTCAGCTACTTTTAACGACGACGTTCAAGAGTTTGCAGACCGATTCGCCCCTGAAGCCAACAAGATtttcttgaagaaggaggacaTTACTGTTGATGCGATCAGACAGCTCTACCTTGAATGTGACAGCGAGGACCAAAAGTACGAGGCCTTGTCTGCTCTGTACGATTGCTTGGTCATTGGACAAAGTATCGTCTTCTGCAAGGTTAGTCCGCTATTCTTGTACCACTTTGTTTGGCCGTAGGCCCTGACCTGATGTGCTTTGTAGCGAAAAGTCACCGCCGACCATATTGCCAAGCGTCTTATTTCCGAAGGCCATGCCGTTGCCTCTCTCCACGGTGACAAGTTCTCCCAAGAACGTGATGCTATCCTCGACGGCTTCAGAAATGGTGAGACCAAGGTTCTCATTACTACCAACGTCATTGCTCGAGGTATCGATATCCCTGCTGTGAACATGGTTGTAAACTATGACGTGCCCGACTTGGGACCTGGCGGAAGTGGTCCCGATATCGAGACCTACATCCACCGTATCGGTGAGTGATCATGGTTTTGCTGCATCCTCTAGAAGGGCCTGTGTGCTGATAGAGTCGCGATAGGTCGAACCGGTCGATTCGGCCGAAAGGGTTGCTCTGTCGTCTTCACTCACGACTACCGATCCAAGGCTGACGTTGAGCGAATCATGAACACTCTCGGGAAACCTATGAAGAGAATTGATGCTAGGAGCACGACGGATATCGAGCAGTTGGAGAAGGCTTTGAAGTTGGCTATGAAGGGACCGGCGTAATTACATTAGAGTTTTTTGTAAAAATAGTCAAACTTGCGGAAGTGAGGCAATGGCATCATCGTTCGTGGCTTTCTGTAATCGCCCCATGTTGCATGGGTATTTATTCGGATACTACTTGCAATCTATCCAAAAAATGCAGCTCTCTTGCATGCAATTACTACTGCTTCTGCGAATACCGACGCGAGCGACGCGTGCGCGGACTGCATGGGTAAATGAAATGAACGCGGAACACGGTGACTCGCTGGTGCCTTGATGGGAAGTGTTTCACCTTGCACGAAAACGAAACGGAAGACGTCAAATTTCTTTTTGTTcttgtttttcttttgtcTCTCTGACGACGCGAGAATTTTAATGTTCTCCAGCGATCGCCCGCCATGCAAGGCCCAGACTTGCTATTGCGACCCGTCCACTGTCTCCTATTGTTGCTGATACAGCTCGCAACACACAAGGGGCTCGCACCCTTACATGTACATCCCATGAACCTTTCCCAGAACCATCTCGCCGTTAAGAAGCACACATGAGGCTCACGACTTTATCGTTTTACCTATACAACGTGTCGTGATATACTAACATCCTCCAGCCAATTAGGTCAATCACAACTCATCACTTACCTGCCTACCGCCAACCACACGAGCAAGAATAGCAAGATGGCACCTACAGATAGTTCGAGGTTCTCCTTCAAGTCTCGCTTTTCTCTCTTGTCCCTTCTCGTCGCCCGCCATCCACCTCTTTTTGCCGATCCACCTCGAATGCCACCTACTCAGCCGGGTCCACGACATGAGACGATCATCTCAGATACCGTTTCACCCGTCCAAAGCGAGTATCCCGATTTGGGGACACCCTTCCCACCCtgcagaaagaagaggtatGATGACAAATTCCCACGGACCTGGGAGCACgatgaaaagaaggagcaaGTGCAGGAAAAGAAgtggagaggaaaaagaccACCCCCACTCAACCTGGAGAGAACGCATATGATgtatccttcttcatctgtGGATGTCGTCATCG belongs to Cryptococcus decagattii chromosome 12, complete sequence and includes:
- a CDS encoding ATP-dependent RNA helicase DBP5, producing MSDAQAPPASTSWADMVDEDEKQKQGQNMNSQNDGWGEAATETSAPAPAPAPASAPVSNNSNNDGWGEAAPSALADNGWGEAGASNGGNGANNNDGWFDAPAPPSSRPPKKEAADIQLQDDTEGLITNTFQVEVKLADLQGDPNSPLYSVQSFKQLNLHEDLMKGIIAAGFQKPSKIQEKALPLLLSNPPRNLIGQSQSGTGKTAAFTLNMLSRVDPTIPTPQAICIAPSRELARQIQEVVDQIGQFTQVGTFLAVPGSWSRNARIDKQILIGTPGTLVDMLMRGSRILDPRMIRVLVLDEADELIAQQGLGEQTFRIKQLLPPNIQNVLFSATFNDDVQEFADRFAPEANKIFLKKEDITVDAIRQLYLECDSEDQKYEALSALYDCLVIGQSIVFCKRKVTADHIAKRLISEGHAVASLHGDKFSQERDAILDGFRNGETKVLITTNVIARGIDIPAVNMVVNYDVPDLGPGGSGPDIETYIHRIGRTGRFGRKGCSVVFTHDYRSKADVERIMNTLGKPMKRIDARSTTDIEQLEKALKLAMKGPA